AATTTATAACTAAATACTAGCTTAAAAATCCGGAATTATCTTCTTATCTTTCCAGTAGCTCCATATGTCCTCGACACTGGTCTTGATGGATTTATTATCTCTAGCATTTTATTGGTATAACTAAGTCCTTGCTTTATTAAAAGTTCATTGGTTTCCTTTTGAAGTGTTACGGAATGTAATACCTTTCTTATTTCTCTATAAGCCTCCTCTAACTGTAAATCCTTACTTTCCAATACTATTTCACTTATTGCTACGTCACCAACTAAATTTCTTCTGTCCATCTCTATTTTTGCAATTTTAACACTAGCTTCTTTTATACTATTAATTATGTCATCCATTTTAAAAACATCTTCACTAACTATATAATCATGCTGAGTTTCTAATAATATAAGTAAATTATTTAATGCATCTATTTCTTCGTTTATTATTTTTTTAAGCTCCGTTAACATAACTAAATTTCCTTTCTTTCAAAGGCTTGCATTATACTTTTAGCTAAATCCTCCGGATCTACACTATACTTTCCAGAAGCTATTTTGTTTTTTATTTCTCTAACCTTTTTATCATTTGGAATTACATCATTCTCCATAGAGTAAGCACTTAAACTTTTTCCTATCTCTGAAATTTCTAGTTTGTCTGATAAGTCTACGTCCTTTTTTTTCTCTAGGGCCCTGCTATTTTTCACCCCATACATGTTTACTATTTTACTAGGGTTTATTCCGTTGACTTTCATAATATACACTCCTCAAATTACTTTCTTAAAATATTTATCGAATTAGAACTTCAAAAGTTTAGTACATAATTAAAAAATTTTAGTTATAAAAGTAAAAATTAGGAACTTCACAGCCCCTAATTTCATGCTTTTTTATTTCCCTAAACTTCTTACTCTTTCTGCATTGCTAATTATGCTTGTTATTCTGACGCCGAAGTTTTCATCTACTACAACTACTTCCCCTTCAGCCACCATCTTGCCATTTACTAATATTTCTACCGGTTCCTCTGCTAACTTATCTAATTCTATTAATGAACCAGTGCCTAAATCTAATATTTCCTTTATGCTTTTCTTAGTTTTTCCTAAAACTACTGATATCTCTAAAGGAACATCTAATATTAAATCAATATTACTAGGCATAGCTGTCGGTGCTGAATTTTGAAGAGGTTTAAAAGCAGCTTTTTTAACCTCCACTTGTGGTTCACGAACTTGCTGCTCTATACCTTTTTCCATTAATGGATTTGCCTCCTGAATATTATTAGAACTACTTGAATTTACATTATTATTTTCATTTGTAGTATGTGTCTCTTGCGTTTTTGGACTTTCTTCCTTTCCAGTCATTATACCTACTATCTTCTTTCCAGTTTCTAATGGAAGTATTTGCATTATTTCACTATCTACTAA
The DNA window shown above is from Haloimpatiens massiliensis and carries:
- the flgM gene encoding flagellar biosynthesis anti-sigma factor FlgM yields the protein MKVNGINPSKIVNMYGVKNSRALEKKKDVDLSDKLEISEIGKSLSAYSMENDVIPNDKKVREIKNKIASGKYSVDPEDLAKSIMQAFERKEI
- a CDS encoding flagellar protein FlgN; this translates as MLTELKKIINEEIDALNNLLILLETQHDYIVSEDVFKMDDIINSIKEASVKIAKIEMDRRNLVGDVAISEIVLESKDLQLEEAYREIRKVLHSVTLQKETNELLIKQGLSYTNKMLEIINPSRPVSRTYGATGKIRR